A stretch of DNA from Bacillaceae bacterium S4-13-56:
AAAAAAACAAAAGAAAAAGTATGTCTTTCATGGTATAGTTTTATCGCCGAACAAAACAACCAAGGAAGGACATACTTTTATGATGATGATTATACCATGCATTTATTTAAAATTATATAACCAATTTTTCACTCTAACACCTAGGGGCCCACCAACCTCCTGATTGCTTTGAATTCATTCAATCAATTAGGAGGTTTTAGTCATGGAAAAATATGAACAAAAAATTGAACTGTTTTTTGAACTAAAGAATTCGCCTGAACGCACGAGAGAATCTATGAAAAGAAGAATCTTTGATTTTTTAATCTATATGGAAGTGCTAGAGAACTCTATTGATGCGACTACCTTTGAAGATATCCAAGGGTATATTCTTCACTTAAAAAGAGATCGAAAACTCTCTCCAGCTACGATTAATAATCATATTTCTTCCGTTAAATTCTTTTACACCTATGTTTTAGAAAAGGAATGGAATCCAATAAAAGTTCCGAGGATGAATCGAGAGAAGAAGCTACCCGTTATCCCTCCTAGGAGGGATGTAAATACCTTAATCGAAGAGATTCAAAATTTAAAACACAAGGCGATTTTCTCCCTAATCTATGGTAGTGGTTTACGTGTTGGAGAAGTGGCCCGATTGAAAATCGGCGACATTGATAGTAAGGAGATGCGTGTTCGTGTAGAAAAAGCCAAACACAACACCAACCGATATACCATCTTGTCCGAAGAGAGTCTTTTAGTGCTTCGAGAGTATTTTAAAACCTATTATCGTAAGCCTTTCACCAAGGAGG
This window harbors:
- a CDS encoding site-specific integrase → MEKYEQKIELFFELKNSPERTRESMKRRIFDFLIYMEVLENSIDATTFEDIQGYILHLKRDRKLSPATINNHISSVKFFYTYVLEKEWNPIKVPRMNREKKLPVIPPRRDVNTLIEEIQNLKHKAIFSLIYGSGLRVGEVARLKIGDIDSKEMRVRVEKAKHNTNRYTILSEESLLVLREYFKTYYRKPFTKEDWLFLGQNQKSHITVKTIQNTFIKVRDRLELDTRISAHTLRHCFATHLLEDEVDPVHIQHMLGHKRLETTNYYLHLTSKSLMGVKSPLDSPKGKKR